One genomic window of Geodermatophilus sp. DSM 44513 includes the following:
- a CDS encoding NAD(P)-dependent oxidoreductase — translation MDRPPAFALLGLGEAGSEIARDLVAAGADVRGYDPRVAAVPGVQPRDGEAAAVADADVVLSVNSAADAPVALRSALPALRPGTVWADLNTAAPGVKRDLAATLTGRGVPVADVALLSTVPGKGLRTPMLVSGDGAPGYARALAGLGVIVDVLDGPPGAAISRKLLRSVFWKGVAAAVVEAVEGAEAAGVADWLRADIGAELDRFAAADVDAFVTGSHRHARRRSAEMAAAAEQLRDLGVPPRVAEAAADQLAALADRPAGPRRAG, via the coding sequence GTGGACCGACCGCCGGCGTTCGCGCTGCTCGGGCTCGGCGAGGCGGGGTCGGAGATCGCCCGCGACCTGGTGGCCGCCGGGGCCGACGTCCGGGGCTACGACCCGCGGGTGGCCGCCGTCCCCGGTGTGCAGCCGCGGGACGGCGAGGCCGCCGCGGTCGCCGACGCGGACGTGGTGCTCAGCGTCAACAGCGCCGCCGACGCGCCCGTCGCGCTGCGCTCCGCACTGCCGGCCCTGCGCCCGGGCACCGTGTGGGCCGACCTGAACACCGCGGCGCCGGGCGTCAAGCGGGACCTGGCCGCGACCCTGACCGGGCGGGGCGTGCCGGTGGCCGACGTGGCCCTGCTGTCGACGGTCCCCGGCAAGGGGCTGCGGACCCCGATGCTGGTCTCCGGCGACGGCGCCCCCGGCTACGCGCGGGCGCTGGCCGGCCTCGGCGTCATCGTCGACGTCCTGGACGGCCCGCCCGGCGCGGCCATCTCCCGCAAGCTGCTGCGCAGCGTCTTCTGGAAGGGCGTGGCCGCCGCCGTCGTCGAGGCGGTGGAGGGGGCCGAGGCCGCCGGTGTCGCCGACTGGCTGCGCGCCGACATCGGCGCGGAGCTGGACCGGTTCGCCGCCGCCGACGTCGACGCGTTCGTCACCGGGTCCCACCGGCACGCCCGCCGGCGGTCCGCCGAGATGGCGGCGGCCGCCGAGCAGCTGCGTGACCTCGGCGTGCCGCCGCGCGTCGCCGAGGCCGCCGCCGACCAGCTCGCCGCCCTCGCCGACCGACCTGCCGGTCCGCGGCGCGCTGGGTAG
- a CDS encoding S8 family serine peptidase — protein MIGRPTPGARPGRDRAGALPPAATTGRSVVVFADPAEDTAAAMRRIAGLSDVADSRDVEPGDVDAGRLRDAEAVVFPGLGLAVATVDPQRLAGDAAVLAVTPELVHHVLPEVPEGYLAGYRDAVADLTGRLLGAAAAPAPTAPLYADTPQHTWGLQATEAATSPRTGRGIRVAVLDTGVDLAHPDLAGRALTATSFVPGESAQDGHGHGTHCVGTACGPRVLDGARGYGVAPETEVFVGKVLSDEGSGTDAEILAGIAWAVRNGCQVVSMSLGADTPEPSPAYTAAGRRALEQGSLIVAAAGNNADRRSGQVGFVGAPANSPDIMAVGALDAALEVAWFSARSTAVAGGQVDLAAPGVDVYSSWPLPDRYNTISGTSMATPHVAGLAALWAEQTGLRGRDLWWALDRAARRLPLPSVDVGAGLPLAPR, from the coding sequence GTGATCGGACGACCGACGCCCGGAGCGCGACCCGGCCGCGACCGGGCCGGCGCACTGCCGCCGGCCGCGACGACCGGTCGCTCGGTGGTGGTCTTCGCCGACCCCGCCGAGGACACCGCGGCCGCGATGCGCCGGATCGCGGGGCTGTCCGACGTCGCGGACTCCCGCGACGTCGAGCCCGGCGACGTCGACGCGGGCCGGCTGCGCGACGCCGAGGCAGTCGTCTTCCCCGGTCTCGGGCTGGCCGTGGCCACCGTGGACCCGCAGCGGCTGGCCGGCGACGCGGCGGTGCTCGCGGTCACCCCGGAGCTGGTGCACCACGTGCTGCCGGAGGTCCCCGAGGGCTACCTGGCCGGTTACCGGGACGCCGTCGCCGACCTCACCGGGCGCCTGCTCGGGGCGGCCGCGGCCCCGGCGCCGACCGCGCCGCTGTACGCCGACACCCCGCAGCACACCTGGGGGCTGCAGGCCACCGAGGCCGCCACCTCGCCGCGCACCGGGCGCGGCATCCGGGTCGCGGTGCTCGACACCGGGGTCGACCTGGCCCACCCCGACCTCGCCGGGCGCGCGCTCACGGCGACGTCGTTCGTCCCGGGCGAGTCCGCGCAGGACGGGCACGGGCACGGCACGCACTGCGTGGGCACGGCCTGCGGGCCGCGCGTCCTGGACGGCGCCCGCGGCTACGGCGTCGCCCCGGAGACGGAGGTGTTCGTCGGCAAGGTGCTCAGCGACGAGGGGTCGGGCACCGACGCGGAGATCCTCGCCGGCATCGCCTGGGCGGTGCGCAACGGCTGCCAGGTGGTCTCCATGTCACTCGGCGCGGACACCCCGGAGCCCAGCCCCGCCTACACCGCCGCCGGCCGGCGGGCCCTGGAGCAGGGGTCGCTCATCGTCGCCGCGGCGGGCAACAACGCCGACCGCCGCTCCGGGCAGGTCGGCTTCGTCGGGGCGCCGGCGAACAGCCCGGACATCATGGCCGTCGGCGCGCTGGACGCCGCCCTCGAGGTCGCCTGGTTCTCCGCCCGCAGCACCGCCGTCGCCGGCGGGCAGGTCGACCTGGCCGCGCCCGGCGTGGACGTCTACTCCTCGTGGCCGCTGCCGGACCGCTACAACACGATCAGCGGGACCAGCATGGCCACGCCGCACGTCGCCGGGCTGGCCGCGCTCTGGGCCGAGCAGACCGGCCTGCGCGGGCGGGACCTGTGGTGGGCGCTGGACCGGGCCGCCCGGCGGCTGCCGCTCCCGTCGGTGGACGTCGGCGCCGGGCTGCCGCTCGCGCCGCGGTGA
- a CDS encoding thiamine pyrophosphate-binding protein translates to MTRPGAGGGQGGTVAEAVGTALADWGVDTAFGVVGSGNFLVTNAMVAAGARFVAARHEGGAATMADAHARVTGRPTALTLHQGCGLTNALTGITEAAKSRTPLVVLAAEAGSPLSNFAVDQSALAAAVGAVPMRVASAAGALDTVAAAVGTAVSGRRTVLVNLPLDVQAQELTTPAALPPLPAPAPVPPDAEAVERLAAALRAARRPVFVAGRGARGARAELAALAERCGALLATSAVVRGLFAGHPWSVGVSGGFASPLAAELIGGADLVVGWGCALNMWTMRHGRLIAEGAVVAQVDDDPAAVGAHRPVAVGVVGDVGLTAAAVEAALGGPAVPGYRSGEVRTAIAQRGRWRDVPFTPAAVPGRIDPRTLTIGLDDLLPAERVVAVDSGNFMGYPSAFLDVPDEAGSCFTQAFQSVGLGLATAIGAALARPDRLPVAALGDGGALMGAAELETVVRLGLPMVVVVYDDAAYGAEVHHFGPHGHPLDTVRFPETDFASIARGHGFTAVTVRAPGDLAGVASWVAGPRSTPLLVDAKVAAEEPSWWLAEAFRGH, encoded by the coding sequence GTGACGCGGCCGGGGGCGGGCGGGGGACAGGGCGGCACGGTCGCCGAGGCGGTGGGGACGGCGCTGGCCGACTGGGGCGTGGACACCGCGTTCGGCGTCGTCGGGTCGGGCAACTTCCTGGTGACCAACGCGATGGTCGCCGCCGGGGCGCGGTTCGTGGCCGCCCGCCACGAAGGCGGGGCCGCGACCATGGCCGACGCGCACGCGCGGGTGACCGGCCGGCCCACCGCGCTGACGCTGCACCAGGGCTGCGGGCTGACCAACGCGCTGACCGGCATCACCGAGGCGGCCAAGAGCCGCACCCCGCTGGTGGTGCTCGCCGCCGAGGCGGGCTCGCCGCTGTCCAACTTCGCCGTCGACCAGTCCGCCCTGGCCGCCGCCGTGGGCGCGGTGCCGATGCGGGTCGCCTCGGCCGCCGGGGCGCTGGACACGGTCGCCGCCGCCGTGGGCACCGCCGTCTCCGGACGGCGCACCGTGCTGGTCAACCTGCCGCTGGACGTGCAGGCCCAGGAGCTCACCACCCCGGCCGCGCTCCCGCCGCTGCCCGCGCCCGCCCCGGTCCCGCCCGACGCGGAGGCGGTGGAGCGGCTGGCGGCCGCGCTGCGCGCCGCCCGGCGCCCGGTGTTCGTGGCCGGCCGGGGGGCCCGCGGCGCGCGGGCGGAGCTGGCGGCGCTGGCCGAGCGGTGCGGCGCGCTGCTGGCCACCTCGGCGGTGGTGCGCGGCCTGTTCGCCGGTCACCCGTGGTCGGTGGGCGTGTCCGGCGGCTTCGCCTCCCCGCTGGCCGCCGAGCTGATCGGCGGTGCGGACCTGGTGGTCGGCTGGGGCTGCGCGCTGAACATGTGGACGATGCGGCACGGCCGGCTCATCGCCGAGGGCGCCGTCGTCGCGCAGGTCGACGACGACCCGGCCGCCGTCGGCGCGCACCGCCCGGTCGCCGTCGGCGTGGTCGGGGACGTCGGGCTGACCGCGGCGGCCGTCGAGGCCGCGCTCGGCGGTCCCGCCGTCCCCGGTTACCGCTCCGGGGAGGTGCGGACGGCGATCGCCCAGCGGGGGCGCTGGCGGGACGTGCCGTTCACCCCCGCCGCCGTCCCGGGCCGGATCGACCCGCGCACGCTGACCATCGGGCTGGACGACCTGCTGCCGGCCGAGCGGGTGGTCGCGGTCGACTCGGGCAACTTCATGGGCTACCCGAGCGCGTTCCTCGACGTCCCCGACGAGGCCGGGTCCTGCTTCACCCAGGCCTTCCAGTCCGTCGGCCTGGGGCTGGCCACGGCGATCGGCGCGGCGCTGGCCCGGCCGGACCGGCTGCCGGTCGCGGCACTCGGCGACGGCGGCGCGCTGATGGGGGCCGCGGAGCTGGAGACCGTGGTGCGGCTGGGCCTGCCGATGGTGGTCGTGGTCTACGACGACGCCGCGTACGGCGCCGAGGTGCACCACTTCGGCCCGCACGGGCACCCGCTGGACACAGTGCGCTTCCCGGAGACCGACTTCGCCTCGATCGCCCGCGGCCACGGGTTCACCGCGGTCACGGTGCGGGCGCCCGGGGACCTCGCGGGGGTGGCCTCCTGGGTGGCCGGCCCGCGCAGCACGCCGCTGCTCGTGGACGCCAAGGTGGCCGCCGAGGAGCCGTCGTGGTGGCTGGCGGAGGCCTTCCGCGGCCACTGA
- a CDS encoding cyclase family protein: MEALPMSALSAFAAALAGGGIEVVDLTAPLSAQTPVIALPPQFAQTARFELEELSRYDDRGPAWYWNNFRTGEHTGTHFDAPNHWVTGAGGEDVASVPAARLVAPAAVLDFSAEAAADPDFLLEVDHVRAWEAEHGPLPTGGWLLYRTGWDARSASQEDFLNADDTGPHTPGVSPECARWLAEEAPVLGLGVETVGTDAGAAHSFDPPFPCHAGLMGSGKYGLTQLQNLALLPPTGAVLVAAPLPIVSGSGSPARVLALVERG, from the coding sequence GTGGAGGCCCTCCCGATGTCCGCCCTGTCCGCGTTCGCCGCCGCGCTGGCCGGCGGGGGCATCGAGGTCGTCGACCTCACCGCCCCGCTGTCGGCGCAGACCCCGGTCATCGCCCTGCCGCCGCAGTTCGCGCAGACCGCGCGCTTCGAGCTGGAGGAGCTCAGCCGGTACGACGACCGCGGCCCGGCCTGGTACTGGAACAACTTCCGCACCGGGGAGCACACCGGCACGCACTTCGACGCGCCCAACCACTGGGTCACCGGCGCCGGCGGGGAGGACGTCGCATCCGTCCCGGCGGCCCGGCTGGTCGCGCCGGCCGCCGTCCTCGACTTCTCCGCCGAGGCCGCGGCCGACCCCGACTTCCTGCTGGAGGTCGACCACGTGCGCGCCTGGGAGGCCGAGCACGGTCCGCTACCCACCGGCGGCTGGCTGCTGTACCGCACCGGCTGGGACGCCCGCAGCGCCTCGCAGGAGGACTTCCTCAACGCCGACGACACCGGCCCGCACACCCCCGGCGTCTCCCCGGAGTGCGCGCGCTGGCTGGCCGAGGAGGCACCGGTGCTCGGCCTGGGCGTGGAGACCGTCGGGACCGACGCCGGCGCCGCGCACTCCTTCGACCCGCCGTTCCCCTGCCACGCCGGGCTCATGGGCAGCGGGAAGTACGGGCTGACCCAGCTGCAGAACCTGGCGCTGCTGCCACCGACCGGCGCGGTGCTGGTGGCCGCGCCGCTGCCGATCGTCTCCGGCTCGGGGTCCCCGGCGCGGGTGCTGGCCCTGGTCGAGCGCGGGTGA
- a CDS encoding GAF domain-containing SpoIIE family protein phosphatase encodes MTDAAVPAALVTAPAATRQPAVAVFDGDWTLVSVDQATADLLGRRHEELAGRNIWIALPELAGTIFHSFLLHARSAGGRVTWRGFYPPVSAWIDATAQRDGDALHVWLRRSAGPVPDGPGDPVADVAEYDRLRFLAEVSEAMSSTLDPAQSVATLAELVVPRLADWSMVSVLGEDGAPVAEGRAHRDPAGRADLDFYLDNRTRGAAEDNPLVTALLTGEPIHLPTIDPAIVEPSLGGRPELRAAWERLGAGSMTVVPLRARTETIGVIALVNGVDRPQHGEMEIATAVEVARRAALAIDNARLYDRQLAVAETLQRSLLTPPPQPDDLEIAVRYLPASSSLHVGGDWYDAFQQPDGATLLVIGDVVGHNVDAAAAMGQVRSILRGIAYDRQEEPAQVLTRVDAALTGLRIGTLATALIARIEQPAELTGSGRRLLRWSSAGHLPPLLLHADGRVDLLSAEPQTLLGAESTRPRTDSVVRIGAGDTLLFHTDGLVEQGRTGIDEGTERLVAAVRELGPVPPDRLCDALIERIVGNHPEDDVAVVAVRCGAQ; translated from the coding sequence GTGACGGATGCGGCAGTGCCCGCGGCGCTCGTCACCGCGCCGGCGGCCACCCGGCAGCCGGCGGTCGCGGTCTTCGACGGCGACTGGACGCTGGTGTCGGTCGACCAGGCCACGGCCGACCTGCTCGGCCGCCGCCACGAGGAGCTGGCCGGGCGCAACATCTGGATCGCGCTGCCCGAGCTGGCCGGCACGATCTTCCACAGCTTCCTGCTGCACGCGCGCAGCGCCGGTGGCCGGGTGACCTGGCGGGGCTTCTACCCGCCGGTGAGCGCCTGGATCGACGCCACGGCGCAGCGGGACGGCGACGCGCTGCACGTGTGGCTGCGGCGCAGCGCCGGCCCGGTACCCGACGGCCCCGGTGACCCGGTCGCCGACGTGGCCGAGTACGACCGGCTGCGGTTCCTCGCCGAGGTCAGCGAGGCCATGTCCAGCACCCTGGACCCCGCCCAGTCGGTGGCCACGCTCGCCGAGCTGGTGGTGCCCCGGCTGGCCGACTGGTCGATGGTCAGCGTGCTCGGGGAGGACGGCGCGCCGGTCGCGGAGGGCCGGGCGCACCGCGACCCGGCCGGGCGGGCCGACCTCGACTTCTACCTGGACAACCGCACCCGGGGGGCCGCGGAGGACAACCCGCTGGTGACCGCGCTGCTCACCGGCGAGCCGATCCACCTGCCCACCATCGACCCGGCGATCGTCGAGCCCAGCCTCGGCGGGCGGCCCGAGCTGCGGGCGGCCTGGGAGCGGCTGGGCGCGGGCTCCATGACCGTCGTCCCGCTGCGGGCGCGCACCGAGACCATCGGCGTCATCGCCCTGGTCAACGGCGTCGACCGCCCCCAGCACGGCGAAATGGAGATCGCCACCGCGGTGGAGGTCGCCCGCCGCGCCGCGCTGGCCATCGACAACGCCCGGCTCTACGACCGGCAGCTGGCCGTCGCGGAGACCCTGCAGCGCAGCCTGCTGACCCCGCCGCCGCAGCCCGACGACCTGGAGATCGCCGTCCGCTACCTGCCGGCGTCGAGCAGCCTGCACGTGGGCGGTGACTGGTACGACGCCTTCCAGCAGCCCGACGGCGCGACGCTGCTGGTCATCGGCGACGTCGTCGGCCACAACGTGGACGCCGCGGCCGCCATGGGCCAGGTGCGCAGCATCCTGCGCGGCATCGCCTACGACCGGCAGGAGGAGCCGGCGCAGGTGCTCACCCGGGTCGACGCCGCGCTCACCGGCCTGCGCATCGGCACCCTGGCCACCGCGCTGATCGCCCGCATCGAGCAGCCCGCCGAGCTGACCGGCAGCGGACGGCGGCTGCTGCGCTGGTCGTCGGCCGGCCACCTGCCGCCGCTGCTGCTGCACGCCGACGGCCGGGTGGACCTGCTGTCGGCCGAGCCGCAGACCCTGCTGGGGGCGGAGTCCACCCGGCCGCGCACCGACTCCGTCGTGCGGATCGGCGCCGGCGACACCCTGCTGTTCCACACCGACGGGCTGGTCGAGCAGGGCCGCACCGGCATCGACGAGGGCACCGAGCGGCTGGTGGCCGCCGTCCGCGAGCTCGGCCCGGTCCCGCCGGACCGGCTGTGCGACGCGCTCATCGAGCGGATCGTCGGCAACCACCCGGAGGACGACGTCGCCGTCGTCGCCGTCCGCTGCGGGGCGCAGTAG
- a CDS encoding YceI family protein — protein sequence MGKHRAPDADPTDFDAATIALDDVTGDYEVDAAHTRIGIRARHAMVTTVRGSFGEFSGTAHLDVADPPASSVQLRIAAASIDTGVPDRDAHLRSADFLDVEGHPEIVFRSTDVEQVDPQTYAVTGDLTIRDTTRPVSVDFTLTGSARDPFGALRVGFEGALAIRRSDWGLTWNTPLDTGGVLVSDRIQIEFDVSAVRVT from the coding sequence GTGGGCAAGCACCGGGCACCTGACGCGGACCCCACCGACTTCGACGCGGCCACCATCGCGCTCGACGACGTCACCGGGGACTACGAGGTCGACGCCGCGCACACCCGCATCGGCATCCGGGCCCGCCACGCCATGGTGACCACCGTGCGCGGGTCGTTCGGTGAGTTCTCCGGCACCGCGCACCTCGACGTCGCCGACCCGCCGGCCAGCTCGGTGCAGCTGCGCATCGCCGCGGCCAGCATCGACACCGGCGTGCCCGACCGGGACGCGCACCTGCGCTCCGCGGACTTCCTCGACGTCGAGGGCCACCCCGAGATCGTGTTCCGCTCCACCGACGTGGAGCAGGTGGACCCGCAGACCTACGCGGTCACCGGCGACCTCACCATCCGCGACACCACCCGCCCGGTGTCGGTCGACTTCACGCTGACCGGCTCGGCCCGGGACCCGTTCGGCGCCCTGCGGGTCGGCTTCGAGGGGGCGCTGGCCATCCGGCGCAGCGACTGGGGCCTGACCTGGAACACGCCGCTGGACACCGGCGGGGTGCTGGTCAGCGACCGCATCCAGATCGAGTTCGACGTCTCCGCCGTCCGGGTCACCTGA
- a CDS encoding crotonase/enoyl-CoA hydratase family protein, protein MDEVRVERRDAVQVITIDRPQARNALTRAVAEAMAAAVDELDADDDLAVGVLTGAGGTFSAGMDLKAFLRGESPAIEGRGLGGITRTPPRKPLVAAVEGWALAGGFELVLACDLVVAAETARFGVPEVKRSLVAAAGGALLLPHRVPANVAMEMLLTGDPIDARRAAEIGLVNRLTPEGGALDGALALAATVAANGPLALAATKAVVRGSADWGPTEGWDRQAQLVAPVFASEDAREGAAAFAEKRPPVWRGR, encoded by the coding sequence GTGGACGAGGTGCGGGTCGAGCGGCGGGACGCCGTCCAGGTGATCACCATCGACCGGCCGCAGGCGCGCAACGCCCTGACCCGCGCCGTCGCGGAGGCGATGGCCGCGGCGGTCGACGAGCTCGACGCCGACGACGACCTCGCGGTCGGCGTGCTCACCGGGGCGGGGGGCACCTTCTCCGCCGGCATGGACCTCAAGGCGTTCCTGCGCGGGGAGTCCCCGGCCATCGAGGGCCGCGGGCTGGGCGGCATCACCCGCACCCCGCCGCGCAAGCCGCTGGTCGCCGCGGTCGAGGGCTGGGCGCTGGCCGGCGGCTTCGAGCTGGTGCTCGCCTGCGACCTCGTCGTGGCCGCCGAGACCGCCCGCTTCGGCGTGCCGGAGGTCAAGCGCTCGCTAGTGGCCGCCGCCGGGGGCGCGCTGCTGCTGCCGCACCGCGTCCCGGCCAACGTGGCGATGGAGATGCTGCTGACCGGCGACCCGATCGACGCCCGGCGGGCCGCGGAGATCGGGCTGGTCAACCGGCTCACTCCCGAAGGCGGCGCGCTGGACGGCGCCCTCGCCCTGGCCGCGACCGTCGCGGCCAACGGGCCGCTGGCCCTGGCCGCGACCAAGGCGGTGGTCCGCGGCAGCGCCGACTGGGGCCCCACCGAGGGCTGGGACCGGCAGGCCCAGCTCGTGGCCCCGGTGTTCGCCAGCGAGGACGCCCGGGAGGGGGCGGCGGCCTTCGCCGAGAAGCGGCCGCCGGTCTGGCGGGGCCGCTGA